One Salvelinus fontinalis isolate EN_2023a chromosome 27, ASM2944872v1, whole genome shotgun sequence genomic region harbors:
- the LOC129825235 gene encoding cGMP-dependent protein kinase 1-like, whose product MEGQVEELRQQLEKQTLINQELHNHNKDLERRLQEKEKLLQDLHSHYHDLDFPAQRSSNEGEPEVRKSRAAVMAPEPIPEEQLEIMKTKVKKTVSETSLIVMAIQKNDFLSRLDDEQITMMVELLVAIDFKPGNDVIKEGSEGDSMYIVAEGELYVSQAGRNLRTLTCGDVFGELAILYNCKRTATVKAKTVVSLWCMERQTYRTIMTNKSKKKREQIIGFLKTSRTLNTLNDVQLSKIIDSMEEVKYQNNDVIVREGEEGNTFYIILKGEVQVTKKVNTQQKQIRRMGKGEHFGELALIREILRTATCTALGPVTCFSIDKEVFEETIPIEHLELHDDSKFLEEPDAPEKTSPSSSLRLKDLIPVLYQEGRYQGEPVTLGVGGFGRVELVTTLHHGKYFAMKRVSKKHIVAKQQEEHVLFEKRILKAIQSDFIVRLHYAFKDTRYIYMIMEFCAGGEIWTKLKEVGRFDEPIAVFCTACVVEAYAYLHKKGIMYRDLKPENLMLDANGYVKLVDFGFAKELVHGDKTYSFCGTPEYMAPEIIQNQGHDFAADFWSLGILVYELLVGSPPFSSSEPAKIYPKILDGLLKFPPYMGEGAKSLISKLCRPRPGQRLGNTKNGIKDVRHHRWFSSMNWHKLRVGQVEAPTIRLIHKGPCYINFDRFPFDQAKADEEFSGWDKHF is encoded by the exons ATGGAGGGCCAGGTAGAGGAGCTGAGGCAGCAGCTGGAGAAACAGACCCTGATCAACCAGGAGCTGCACAACCACAACAAGGACCTAG AGAGAAGACTGCAGGAGAAGGAGAAGTTGCTGCAGGACCTTCACAGTCATTACCATGACCTAG ATTTCCCTGCTCAGAGGAGTAGTAATGAAGGGGAACCGGAGGTCAGGAAGAGCCGAGCGGCTGTCATGGCCCCTGAGCCAATCCCAGAGGAGCAGCTGGAGATCATGAAGACCAAAGTCAAGAAGACCGTCAG CGAGACAAGTCTGATCGTCATGGCCATCCAGAAGAACGACTTCCTGAGTCGCCTTGACGATGAGCAGATCACCATGATGGTGGAGCTCCTGGTGGCCATCGACTTCAAACCAGGAAATGATGTCATCAAGGAGGGTAGTGagggagacagtatgtacatcgTTGCAG AGGGTGAGCTATATGTCAGTCAAGCAGGTCGTAACCTTCGAACCCTGACCTGTGGGGATGTCTTCGGAGAGTTGGCTATTCTGTATAACTGCAAACGCACTGCCACAGTCAAAG CTAAAACAGTGGTGAGTCTCTGGTGTATGGAGAGACAGACGTACAGAACCATCATGACCAACAAGTCCAAGAAGAAACGTGAACAGATAATTGGCTTCTTGAAGAC GTCTCGGACTCTGAACACCCTGAATGACGTTCAGCTCTCTAAGATCATTGACTCCATGGAGGAG GTGAAGTACCAGAACAATGATGTCATTGTGCGTGAGGGGGAAGAGGGCAACACGTTCTACATCATCCTTAAAGGAGAG GTCCAGGTGACTAAAAAGGTGAACACGCAGCAGAAACAGATTCGCAGGATGGGCAAAGGGGAGCATTTCGGGGAATTGGCCCTCATACG TGAGATCCTGAGGACTGCAACCTGCACTGCTCTGGGCCCTGTTACCTGCTTCTCCATCGATAAGGA GGTGTTTGAGGAGACGATCCCCATTGAACACCTGGAGCTCCATGATGA CTCTAAGTTCCTGGAGGAGCCAGATGCTCCAGAGAAGACCAGTCCTAGTTCCTCTCTGAGGTTGAAGGACCTGATCCCTGTACTGTACCAGGAGGGGCGTTACCAGGGAGAACCTGTCACCCTCGGAGTGGGAGGATTTGGTCGCGTTGAACTG GTGACCACGCTGCACCATGGGAAGTACTTTGCCATGAAGCGGGTCAGTAAGAAGCACATTGTTGCTAAGCAACAGGAGGAGCACGTCCTGTTTGAGAAGAGGATCCTCAAAGCCATCCAGAGTGACTTCATCGTCAG GCTCCATTATGCCTTCAAAGACACTCGCTACATCTACATGATTATGGAGTTCTGTGCAGGTGGAGAGATCTGGACCAAGCTCAAAGAAGT TGGTCGCTTCGATGAGCCCATTGCTGTGTTCTGCACTGCCTGTGTAGTAGAGGCCTATGCCTACCTCCATAAGAAGGGCATCATGTACAGAGACCTGAAGCCTGAGAATCTGATGCTGGATGCCAACGGCTACGTCAAACTG GTGGACTTTGGTTTTGCTAAGGAGTTAGTTCACGGTGATAAGACCTACTCATTCTGTGGTACTCCTGAGTACATGGCCCCAGAGATCATCCAGAACCAGGGACACGACTTCGCTGCTGACTTCTGGTCCCTGGGCATCCTGGTCTATGAGCTGCTGGTGGGGAG CCCCCCATTTTCCAGTTCCGAGCCTGCAAAGATCTACCCTAAAATTTTGGATGGGTTGCTCAAATTCCCCCCTTACATGGGCGAGGGGGCCAAATCCCTCATCAGTAAACTGTGCAG ACCTCGGCCGGGTCAGAGGCTGGGAAACACCAAGAATGGGATCAAAGATGTCCGCCATCACAG GTGGTTCAGTAGTATGAATTGGCACAAGCTTCGTGTGGGCCAGGTGGAGGCTCCTACAATCAGACTCATACACAAG GGTCCATGCTACATCAACTTTGACCGCTTCCCCTTCGACCAGGCTAAGGCCGACGAGGAGTTCTCCGGCTGGGACAAACACTTCTGA
- the LOC129825234 gene encoding protein ABHD1-like isoform X1 — protein sequence MLLSHSDLWKVCLENIYRPYTVVLATITAALYYLWGREGQTPVLVCSDAFRVFLQRHCPVVAEPFSPTPWCWGGRLQTLVRVLIKSSPQVDYRNELIRTADGGQISLDWVDNGDSAAYPECYSRPTVLILPGLTGNSRQTYVLHAVSQATRRGYRCVVFNNRGFGGEELLTPVTFCAADTSDLERVVLHVRELFPQAPLLGTGVSLGGMLLLNYLARKGSEAGLVAGLTMSVSWDTLESCASLEQPINRLIFNRHLASNLCQAINRHRKMLETVVDVDHVLKARTIREFDERYTSVMFGYKSCLDYYQEASPNYKLPRTTVPILCLNAADDPFSPKHALPVALAKRLPNVALLVTSHGGHIGYLEGLYPRGEGYMDRLFGQFIQAAFDHPGDIKGACSIKEELLD from the exons ATGCTGCTGTCTCACTCCGACCTATGGAAAGTGTGTTTGGAGAACATCTACAGACCCTACACTGTGGTCCTCGCCACCATCACCGCAGCCCTGTACTACCTCTGGGGCCGTGAGGGCCAG aCACCGGTCCTGGTGTGTAGCGATGCATTCCGTGTGTTCCTACAGAGGCACTGTCCCGTGGTGGCTGAGCCCTTCAGCCCTACTCCCTGGTGCTGGGGCGGCCGGCTGCAGACACTGGTCAGAGTACTCATCAAGTCCAGCCCCCAGGTCGACTACAGGAA TGAGTTGATCAGGACGGCTGATGGAGGTCAGATCTCTCTGGACTGGGTAGATAACGGGGACAGCGCTGCCTACCCAGAATGCTACTCTCGTCCCACAGTGCTCATCCTGCCGGGCCTCACAGGGAACAGTCGTCAGACCTACGTCCTCCACGCCGTCAGCCAAGCCACACGCCGCGGATACAG ATGTGTGGTCTTCAACAATAGAGGGTTTGGAGGAGAAGAACTACTG acCCCAGTGACCTTCTGTGCGGCGGACACCTCAGACCTGGAGCGGGTGGTCCTCCATGTCAGGGAACTCTTCCCACAAGCCCCTCTGCTGGGCACTGGCGTGTCTCTGGGAGG CATGCTCTTGTTGAACTACCTGGCTCGTAAGGGTAGTGAGGCAGGGCTTGTTGCCGGCCTCACAATGTCTGTCAGCTGGGACACGCTGGAGTCCTGTGCCTCGCTGGAACAACCAATCAACCGCCTGATCTTCAACCGACACCTCGCCAGCAACCTGTGCCAAGCCATTAATAG ACACAGGAAGATGTTGGAGACTGTGGTGGATGTGGACCATGTACTAAAG GCACGTACTATCCGGGAGTTTGACGAGCGCTACACGTCGGTCATGTTTGGCTATAAGTCCTGTCTGGACTACTACCAGGAGGCCAGCCCAAACTACAAGCTTCCCAGGACGACAGTGCCCATTCTCTGCCTCAATGCGGCCGACGACCCCTTCTCCCCCAAACATG ctCTCCCGGTGGCCCTAGCCAAGCGCCTGCCTAACGTAGCGCTGTTGGTGACGTCCCACGGCGGACATATAGGCTACCTGGAGGGCCTTTACCCGCGTGGGGAGGGCTACATGGACCGCCTGTTCGGCCAGTTCATTCAGGCAGCCTTCGATCACCCTGGGGACATCAAAGGGGCCTGCAGCATCAAGGAAGAGCTTCTGGATTGA
- the LOC129825234 gene encoding phospholipase ABHD3-like isoform X2 has protein sequence MFLVKTPVLVCSDAFRVFLQRHCPVVAEPFSPTPWCWGGRLQTLVRVLIKSSPQVDYRNELIRTADGGQISLDWVDNGDSAAYPECYSRPTVLILPGLTGNSRQTYVLHAVSQATRRGYRCVVFNNRGFGGEELLTPVTFCAADTSDLERVVLHVRELFPQAPLLGTGVSLGGMLLLNYLARKGSEAGLVAGLTMSVSWDTLESCASLEQPINRLIFNRHLASNLCQAINRHRKMLETVVDVDHVLKARTIREFDERYTSVMFGYKSCLDYYQEASPNYKLPRTTVPILCLNAADDPFSPKHALPVALAKRLPNVALLVTSHGGHIGYLEGLYPRGEGYMDRLFGQFIQAAFDHPGDIKGACSIKEELLD, from the exons ATGTTTCTTGTCAAG aCACCGGTCCTGGTGTGTAGCGATGCATTCCGTGTGTTCCTACAGAGGCACTGTCCCGTGGTGGCTGAGCCCTTCAGCCCTACTCCCTGGTGCTGGGGCGGCCGGCTGCAGACACTGGTCAGAGTACTCATCAAGTCCAGCCCCCAGGTCGACTACAGGAA TGAGTTGATCAGGACGGCTGATGGAGGTCAGATCTCTCTGGACTGGGTAGATAACGGGGACAGCGCTGCCTACCCAGAATGCTACTCTCGTCCCACAGTGCTCATCCTGCCGGGCCTCACAGGGAACAGTCGTCAGACCTACGTCCTCCACGCCGTCAGCCAAGCCACACGCCGCGGATACAG ATGTGTGGTCTTCAACAATAGAGGGTTTGGAGGAGAAGAACTACTG acCCCAGTGACCTTCTGTGCGGCGGACACCTCAGACCTGGAGCGGGTGGTCCTCCATGTCAGGGAACTCTTCCCACAAGCCCCTCTGCTGGGCACTGGCGTGTCTCTGGGAGG CATGCTCTTGTTGAACTACCTGGCTCGTAAGGGTAGTGAGGCAGGGCTTGTTGCCGGCCTCACAATGTCTGTCAGCTGGGACACGCTGGAGTCCTGTGCCTCGCTGGAACAACCAATCAACCGCCTGATCTTCAACCGACACCTCGCCAGCAACCTGTGCCAAGCCATTAATAG ACACAGGAAGATGTTGGAGACTGTGGTGGATGTGGACCATGTACTAAAG GCACGTACTATCCGGGAGTTTGACGAGCGCTACACGTCGGTCATGTTTGGCTATAAGTCCTGTCTGGACTACTACCAGGAGGCCAGCCCAAACTACAAGCTTCCCAGGACGACAGTGCCCATTCTCTGCCTCAATGCGGCCGACGACCCCTTCTCCCCCAAACATG ctCTCCCGGTGGCCCTAGCCAAGCGCCTGCCTAACGTAGCGCTGTTGGTGACGTCCCACGGCGGACATATAGGCTACCTGGAGGGCCTTTACCCGCGTGGGGAGGGCTACATGGACCGCCTGTTCGGCCAGTTCATTCAGGCAGCCTTCGATCACCCTGGGGACATCAAAGGGGCCTGCAGCATCAAGGAAGAGCTTCTGGATTGA